A single window of Desulfovibrio psychrotolerans DNA harbors:
- a CDS encoding sirohydrochlorin cobaltochelatase: protein MKRGILLVVFGANSKQANDTLSLVDERVRSAFPGVNVRWAFTSELIRDRLAEQRVKTDSVRKALEKMGFERYTHVAVQSLHIIPGVEYEDLLADGAAMREQGRLSDVVVGSPLLHSDTDVAQAAAAMLRHLPSQRTPEEAVVFMGHGTWHSGDSRYEDLSRAVRDKDDRIFIGTMDGNHTIDDLLPLLQAAGCGRVWLLPLLSVVGRHARRDMAGDEPQSWKSRLEGAGMECLPVLTGVAEYSGFVDIWIQHLAAALERLERPERPERPER from the coding sequence ATGAAGCGCGGCATTCTTCTGGTGGTCTTTGGCGCGAACAGCAAACAGGCCAACGATACCCTTTCTCTGGTGGACGAACGGGTGCGTTCCGCGTTTCCCGGCGTGAACGTGCGTTGGGCGTTTACCTCCGAACTCATCCGCGATCGTCTGGCGGAACAGCGTGTGAAAACAGATTCGGTACGCAAGGCGCTGGAAAAGATGGGGTTCGAGCGGTATACCCACGTGGCCGTGCAATCTCTGCATATCATTCCCGGCGTGGAATACGAGGATTTGCTGGCCGATGGAGCCGCCATGCGTGAGCAGGGCAGGCTGAGTGATGTGGTGGTGGGCAGTCCGTTGCTGCATTCGGATACAGACGTGGCGCAGGCAGCCGCAGCCATGCTCCGGCATCTGCCGTCTCAGCGGACGCCGGAAGAGGCTGTGGTGTTCATGGGGCACGGCACATGGCATTCCGGCGATTCGCGCTATGAAGACCTCTCCCGCGCGGTGCGGGACAAGGACGACCGCATATTCATCGGCACCATGGACGGCAACCACACTATCGACGATCTGCTTCCCCTGCTGCAGGCGGCGGGGTGTGGGCGCGTGTGGCTGCTGCCCCTGCTCTCGGTGGTGGGCAGGCACGCGCGGCGAGATATGGCGGGGGATGAGCCGCAGTCATGGAAATCCCGTCTGGAAGGGGCGGGCATGGAATGCCTGCCCGTGCTTACCGGCGTGGCAGAGTACAGCGGGTTTGTGGATATATGGATTCAGCATCTTGCTGCCGCACTGGAGAGGCTGGAGAGGCCGGAGAGGCCGGAGAGGCCAGAGAGGTAA
- a CDS encoding Bcr/CflA family efflux MFS transporter: MTNFILILMLAGFPALSTDMYLPAIPTLCTIWGIPLAQANLSLVVFFVCFSAFLLVHGPLSDRFGRRPVLLFGVTLYIGGCLLCAAANSISMLIAARMVQAVGAAAASALSLALAKDLYEGNDRKKLLAYIGVIVPLCTMAAPTVGAMMLSFFSWRAIFLSQGVLALAALYGSFLLREPLDERGTGGVREALGRYRDLMRNRAYMKYAVSFSMLGFAFFGFIAASSDIYITGFGMSAQTYGAYFAFNAVALMCGSLLCSRLCVSFDSRPILLTSVSGMLLAAAVMFMLGGETPARFALPMFAYTFFLGMSRPLSNHMILEQVNRNSGTAASLLTFFFFVCGAAAMELVSLDWWASKPLIIAVLGFCGAAVPLALLVSQRRAGKATPPSAA, translated from the coding sequence ATGACCAACTTCATTCTCATTCTCATGCTTGCGGGCTTTCCCGCCCTTTCCACGGATATGTACCTGCCCGCCATTCCCACCCTGTGCACCATATGGGGCATACCGCTGGCACAGGCAAACCTGTCGCTGGTTGTCTTCTTTGTCTGCTTCAGCGCGTTTCTGCTGGTGCATGGCCCGCTTTCCGACCGGTTCGGCCGCCGCCCTGTTCTGCTCTTCGGCGTAACGCTGTACATAGGCGGGTGCTTGCTCTGCGCTGCCGCCAACTCCATCTCCATGCTCATAGCCGCCCGCATGGTACAGGCCGTGGGCGCGGCTGCGGCATCCGCCCTGTCGCTGGCCCTTGCCAAAGACCTGTACGAGGGCAATGACCGCAAGAAGCTGCTGGCATACATCGGTGTTATTGTGCCCCTGTGCACTATGGCCGCTCCCACCGTGGGGGCCATGATGCTTTCTTTTTTCTCGTGGCGGGCCATTTTCCTTTCGCAGGGCGTTCTGGCCCTTGCCGCGCTGTACGGTTCGTTCCTACTCAGGGAGCCGCTGGATGAACGGGGCACGGGCGGAGTGCGCGAGGCACTGGGCCGCTACCGCGACCTTATGCGCAACCGGGCCTACATGAAGTACGCCGTTTCATTTTCCATGCTGGGGTTCGCCTTTTTCGGGTTCATTGCCGCATCGTCCGACATCTACATCACCGGATTCGGCATGTCCGCCCAGACCTACGGTGCCTATTTCGCCTTCAACGCGGTGGCGCTCATGTGCGGTTCGCTGCTCTGCTCGCGCCTGTGTGTCAGCTTTGACTCGCGGCCCATTCTGCTCACCTCCGTTTCCGGTATGCTGCTTGCCGCCGCAGTCATGTTCATGCTGGGCGGGGAAACGCCCGCACGGTTCGCGCTGCCTATGTTTGCATACACCTTCTTTCTGGGCATGAGCCGTCCGCTGAGCAACCACATGATTCTGGAACAGGTGAACAGAAATTCCGGCACGGCGGCATCGCTGCTCACATTCTTCTTCTTTGTTTGCGGAGCTGCCGCCATGGAGCTTGTCTCGCTGGACTGGTGGGCATCCAAGCCGCTGATCATTGCCGTGCTGGGCTTCTGCGGCGCGGCTGTGCCGCTGGCTCTTCTTGTTTCCCAGCGCAGAGCGGGCAAGGCGACGCCTCCCTCGGCAGCGTGA
- a CDS encoding LPP20 family lipoprotein yields the protein MRLQPLAAFAACLLLFAVQAFAQDTDYADYIQGLDAGAVNWQTGYVTAKGVGVPSPNAVSLAQAQSLAVRAATVEARRNLLAVIRSVQVTADATVQDAMNGNDGVLERVRGILQNSQILDTAQMSDGSVEVVVGMSLRGGLSNALFSPDMPFMFSRPGMTGNTASQPSVSNTNVQPVSAPQVTPAPSSEAGEKAKLSAVEELAAMLIAPGNRTAGQQAGGADGRTAVNEGTGGHDIAVPVVASPVTPVVPQPVVPGVQSPIAADMNSSVPRMAAVAQAGPFTGVLIDARGLDARPALIPVVQDEPGSDVYGSRLANRETAVQNGIAGYARTAEGASVLGRVGANPAVIRPVGVRGKARTNLVVSEADAVLLRRLASEAVLGDCRVVIVLD from the coding sequence ATGCGGTTGCAACCCTTGGCTGCTTTCGCTGCATGCCTGCTTCTGTTTGCTGTGCAGGCGTTCGCTCAGGATACCGATTACGCGGATTACATACAGGGTCTGGATGCCGGTGCCGTGAACTGGCAGACGGGCTACGTCACGGCCAAGGGCGTGGGCGTGCCTTCGCCCAATGCCGTAAGCCTTGCGCAGGCTCAGTCGCTGGCCGTGCGCGCTGCCACGGTGGAAGCCCGCCGCAATCTGCTGGCCGTTATCCGGTCCGTGCAGGTAACGGCAGATGCCACCGTGCAGGATGCCATGAACGGCAACGACGGGGTTCTGGAGCGTGTGCGCGGCATTTTGCAGAACTCGCAGATTCTGGACACGGCGCAGATGTCTGACGGCTCGGTGGAGGTCGTTGTGGGCATGAGCCTGCGCGGCGGGCTTTCCAACGCCCTGTTCTCTCCGGACATGCCGTTCATGTTTTCCCGTCCCGGCATGACCGGGAATACGGCGTCGCAGCCGTCCGTTTCCAATACCAATGTTCAGCCGGTTTCTGCGCCGCAGGTTACGCCTGCCCCGTCTTCAGAGGCAGGCGAAAAGGCAAAGCTGTCGGCTGTGGAAGAACTTGCGGCCATGCTTATCGCGCCCGGCAACAGGACGGCAGGACAGCAGGCGGGCGGGGCCGACGGCAGAACGGCTGTGAATGAAGGGACAGGCGGGCATGATATTGCCGTGCCGGTCGTAGCATCGCCGGTCACTCCCGTGGTACCCCAACCTGTGGTGCCCGGAGTGCAGTCGCCCATAGCGGCGGATATGAATTCTTCTGTTCCGCGTATGGCCGCAGTTGCGCAGGCAGGACCCTTTACCGGAGTGCTGATTGATGCGCGGGGGCTGGATGCGCGCCCCGCCCTGATTCCCGTAGTGCAGGACGAGCCGGGGAGCGATGTGTACGGCTCCCGTCTGGCAAACCGCGAAACCGCCGTACAGAACGGCATAGCGGGGTATGCCCGGACTGCGGAAGGAGCCTCGGTTCTCGGGCGGGTGGGCGCTAATCCTGCGGTCATCCGGCCTGTGGGGGTGCGTGGCAAGGCGCGGACCAACCTTGTCGTCTCGGAGGCAGATGCCGTGCTTCTGCGTCGGCTTGCCTCAGAAGCCGTGCTCGGTGACTGCCGGGTAGTCATCGTTCTGGACTGA
- a CDS encoding radical SAM protein, translated as MASSNIRPRLLVADKDGNIYDHPDLLMVCKRGKEMALPRPDELMPLPEGSDLFMLPGRHAVGLDPETGEAEAMEEFAVAAFSAPAHTLTAHAAFIAQPDAPTLPLFAYGAVGFANGRFYVCAKKVDQDTRQVFTNIPCDKIEKNAHKLIRRYPDNRLMQHIMGNCVLKYSCPAARNLALGRFEAPLPTSRACNARCVGCISQQEDDSKICSTPQSRLSFTPTAQEIAEVMLHHHGNVKEKPIYSFGQGCEGEPLTEAPLLEEAIRLFRAQGGKGTVNMNTNASMPQAVGRLCDAGLSSIRVSLNSAREEVYNRYYRPRGYCFADVVQSMREAKARGKWVSLNLLFFPGITDSEPEIEALISLAEDTRPDFIQLRNLNIDPEMYLDLLNGIEFGPSVGFTFYRKRIKKACPWIEFGYFNPYVAGE; from the coding sequence ATGGCTTCTTCCAATATCCGTCCAAGGCTCCTTGTCGCGGACAAGGACGGCAACATATATGATCACCCGGATCTGCTCATGGTTTGCAAACGCGGCAAGGAAATGGCTCTGCCGCGTCCCGATGAACTGATGCCCCTGCCGGAAGGCAGCGACCTTTTCATGCTTCCCGGCAGGCACGCCGTGGGGCTGGACCCGGAAACAGGCGAAGCGGAAGCCATGGAAGAGTTCGCGGTGGCGGCGTTTTCCGCCCCCGCCCACACGCTCACGGCGCACGCAGCCTTTATCGCGCAGCCCGATGCCCCCACCCTGCCCCTGTTCGCCTACGGCGCGGTGGGGTTTGCCAACGGGCGCTTCTATGTGTGCGCTAAAAAGGTGGATCAGGACACACGACAGGTTTTCACCAACATTCCGTGCGACAAGATAGAGAAAAACGCGCACAAGCTCATCCGCCGTTACCCGGACAACCGGCTCATGCAGCACATTATGGGCAACTGCGTCCTTAAATACTCATGCCCTGCCGCCCGCAACCTTGCCCTTGGCAGGTTTGAAGCACCGCTGCCCACCTCGCGCGCCTGCAACGCCCGGTGCGTGGGCTGTATTTCGCAGCAGGAAGACGATTCCAAAATCTGCTCCACCCCGCAAAGCAGGCTCAGCTTCACCCCCACGGCTCAGGAGATTGCAGAAGTTATGCTGCACCATCACGGCAACGTGAAGGAAAAGCCCATATACTCCTTCGGGCAGGGCTGCGAAGGCGAACCGCTCACCGAGGCTCCCCTGCTGGAAGAAGCCATTCGCCTGTTCCGGGCACAGGGCGGCAAGGGTACGGTAAACATGAACACCAACGCCTCCATGCCCCAAGCCGTGGGCAGGCTGTGCGACGCGGGTCTTTCTTCCATCCGCGTGAGCCTGAACTCCGCGCGGGAAGAGGTGTACAACCGCTACTACAGACCAAGGGGCTACTGTTTCGCCGATGTGGTGCAGTCCATGCGGGAAGCCAAAGCCCGTGGCAAGTGGGTTTCCCTGAACCTGCTGTTCTTTCCCGGCATTACGGACTCCGAGCCGGAAATCGAAGCGCTCATCTCCCTTGCGGAAGACACCCGCCCGGATTTTATCCAGCTGCGTAATCTGAACATTGACCCGGAAATGTATCTGGACCTTCTGAACGGCATAGAATTCGGACCGAGTGTGGGGTTCACCTTCTACCGCAAGCGCATAAAGAAGGCGTGCCCGTGGATAGAGTTCGGCTACTTTAATCCCTATGTCGCCGGGGAATAA
- a CDS encoding glycosyltransferase family protein produces MKRLFWIGSPFFSSALSACGWDVCVHNFEHTAVFGWDEIRTIAGWEPDVVVVADKSRPPFVVGMERFPCLTVFYCVDSHIHSWYPHYAQGFDACLMSLRDHMDGMCGEFLPRERIWWSPAFAKDEDQPGKYAPLWDALFVGTVHPETTPKRHALMRTLQDAFPGLHVTRGNYRDLYPKARLVLNHCEAGDLNFRVFEALGCGACLLTPDVGHGQDRLFTPGVDMLTYPADTPDTAAAILKAMHHALSDEAALRRMAAKGLAKVNAEHRAQHRAQAFTQRMRSLDRAALVSRRTENARAIRTRALRLIYLLLAESVASPVLKSAYLAAASD; encoded by the coding sequence ATGAAACGACTGTTCTGGATAGGTTCCCCGTTCTTTTCCTCCGCCCTCTCCGCCTGCGGCTGGGATGTGTGCGTACACAATTTTGAGCACACCGCCGTTTTCGGCTGGGACGAAATCAGGACGATAGCCGGATGGGAACCGGACGTGGTGGTGGTGGCGGATAAAAGCCGCCCGCCGTTCGTGGTGGGCATGGAGCGTTTTCCGTGTCTTACGGTCTTTTACTGCGTGGACTCGCACATTCACAGCTGGTACCCGCACTACGCGCAGGGGTTTGATGCCTGCCTCATGAGCCTGCGGGACCACATGGACGGCATGTGCGGCGAATTTCTGCCCCGTGAACGGATATGGTGGTCGCCTGCCTTTGCCAAGGACGAGGACCAGCCGGGAAAATACGCCCCCCTGTGGGATGCCCTGTTCGTGGGTACGGTTCACCCGGAAACCACCCCCAAGCGCCACGCCCTTATGCGCACGCTGCAAGACGCGTTTCCCGGTCTGCACGTAACACGCGGCAACTACCGCGACCTGTACCCCAAGGCGCGGCTTGTTCTCAACCATTGCGAAGCGGGCGACCTGAACTTCCGGGTCTTTGAGGCACTGGGCTGCGGCGCATGCCTGCTTACCCCCGATGTAGGTCACGGGCAGGACCGGCTGTTTACGCCGGGGGTGGATATGCTTACCTACCCTGCAGACACACCGGATACCGCCGCAGCCATTCTGAAAGCCATGCACCATGCCCTGTCGGATGAAGCGGCCCTGCGGCGCATGGCGGCAAAAGGTCTGGCAAAGGTAAACGCGGAGCACAGGGCACAGCACAGAGCCCAAGCCTTTACGCAACGCATGCGGAGCCTTGACCGGGCAGCGCTTGTTTCTCGCAGAACGGAAAACGCCCGTGCCATACGGACACGGGCGTTGCGTCTTATCTATCTTCTGCTGGCGGAGAGCGTGGCTTCGCCGGTGCTGAAAAGCGCCTACCTGGCAGCCGCCTCCGATTGA
- the thiC gene encoding phosphomethylpyrimidine synthase ThiC, with protein sequence MSILNLNAALANMLDKHIETLAKRENLDPETIIRGIEGGTMVLLANPNHSNVAPVLVGQPASVKVNANIGTSPLKNDVRCEMVKLQTAINAGTDTVMDLSIGGDLNAIRKEMLEKCILPLGTVPMYAVAQKYIDAGRDPAEIDPEDIFAEIEHQALQGVDYMTVHCGLTRRGAEFATGGDRVMGIVSRGGSILARWMLQNDKENPLLTGYDRILEIARAHNVTLSLGDGLRPGAGCDAGDAAQWEEVMVLGQLARRGLAAGVQCMIEGPGHVRLDEVETQIRGIKKLTNGAPLYVLGPLTIDCSPGYDHIAGAIGGAVAVRAGVDFLCYLTPAEHLTLPSIEDVHAGVMASRIAAQAGEAALGRPHAVQREMAMSRARKALDWEAMQTLALDPDMVEKRREEHSDKRECAMCGKFCAYKMVEENPSCGE encoded by the coding sequence ATGTCCATACTGAACCTGAACGCGGCTCTCGCGAATATGCTGGATAAGCATATTGAAACGTTGGCAAAACGCGAGAACCTTGACCCGGAGACCATCATCCGGGGCATAGAAGGCGGCACCATGGTGCTGCTTGCCAACCCCAACCACAGCAATGTGGCACCCGTGCTGGTGGGCCAGCCCGCCAGCGTGAAGGTGAACGCGAATATCGGCACCTCGCCGCTGAAAAACGATGTCCGTTGCGAGATGGTGAAACTGCAAACCGCCATCAACGCAGGCACGGACACCGTGATGGATCTTTCCATCGGCGGCGACCTGAACGCCATTCGCAAGGAAATGCTGGAAAAGTGCATCCTGCCTCTCGGCACGGTGCCCATGTACGCCGTTGCCCAGAAATACATTGACGCCGGACGCGACCCTGCGGAGATAGACCCGGAGGATATCTTTGCGGAGATTGAGCATCAGGCGTTGCAGGGCGTGGATTACATGACCGTGCACTGCGGGCTGACCCGGCGTGGTGCGGAGTTTGCCACCGGCGGTGACCGCGTGATGGGTATAGTCTCGCGCGGCGGGTCTATCCTTGCGCGCTGGATGCTGCAGAATGACAAGGAAAATCCGCTTCTGACCGGCTATGACCGTATTCTGGAGATAGCCCGTGCCCACAACGTGACCCTTTCGTTGGGTGACGGGCTGCGCCCCGGTGCCGGGTGCGATGCCGGTGACGCCGCCCAGTGGGAAGAAGTGATGGTGCTGGGGCAGCTTGCCCGGCGCGGTCTTGCCGCAGGCGTGCAGTGCATGATCGAAGGCCCCGGCCACGTGCGCCTTGACGAGGTGGAAACCCAGATACGCGGCATCAAAAAGCTGACCAACGGAGCCCCCCTGTATGTACTCGGGCCGCTCACCATCGACTGCAGCCCCGGCTATGACCATATTGCGGGAGCCATAGGCGGTGCCGTCGCCGTGCGGGCCGGTGTGGACTTTCTGTGCTATCTCACCCCGGCTGAGCATCTGACCCTGCCCTCCATAGAGGATGTGCATGCCGGGGTAATGGCCTCCAGAATTGCGGCGCAGGCTGGCGAAGCGGCTCTTGGCCGCCCCCATGCCGTGCAGCGTGAAATGGCCATGTCACGCGCCCGCAAGGCGCTGGACTGGGAAGCCATGCAGACTCTGGCTCTGGACCCGGACATGGTGGAAAAGCGCCGTGAAGAGCACAGCGACAAGCGCGAATGCGCCATGTGCGGCAAGTTCTGCGCGTACAAGATGGTGGAAGAAAATCCCTCCTGCGGGGAATAA
- the zupT gene encoding zinc transporter ZupT: MYTNDQVLFAFGLTVLAGLSTGIGSAIAFLTRQTNTRFLSVAMGFSAGVMLYVSFVEIFVKAQHVLVLDVGENAGMWVTTLAFFGGMALIAAIDKMVPSYENPHQLHSIEEMDDGQSNLPKDSAHDFGKLKRMGVFAAMAIAIHNFPEGLATFTAALADPSLGVAIAVAIAIHNIPEGIAVSIPIFYATGSRKKAFRYSFLSGLSEPLGALVGYLILMPFLSPYVMGVVFASVAGIMVFISLDLLLPAAQEYGEHHLCTYGLISGMAVMALSLLLL, from the coding sequence ATGTACACGAATGATCAGGTGCTTTTCGCCTTCGGCCTTACGGTGCTGGCCGGTCTTTCCACAGGCATCGGGTCTGCCATAGCTTTTCTGACCCGGCAGACCAACACGCGGTTTCTTTCTGTGGCCATGGGCTTTTCCGCAGGGGTCATGCTGTATGTTTCCTTTGTGGAGATATTCGTCAAGGCGCAGCACGTGCTGGTGCTGGACGTGGGTGAGAATGCAGGTATGTGGGTGACCACACTGGCGTTTTTTGGCGGCATGGCACTTATTGCGGCCATTGACAAGATGGTGCCCAGTTATGAAAACCCGCACCAGTTGCACTCTATTGAGGAAATGGACGATGGCCAGTCCAATCTGCCCAAAGACAGCGCCCATGATTTCGGCAAACTCAAGCGCATGGGGGTATTTGCGGCGATGGCCATAGCCATTCACAATTTTCCGGAAGGACTGGCCACCTTCACGGCGGCACTGGCTGACCCATCGCTGGGCGTTGCCATAGCCGTGGCCATAGCCATTCACAACATTCCGGAAGGTATTGCCGTTTCCATTCCTATTTTCTACGCCACCGGCAGCCGCAAAAAAGCCTTTCGCTACTCCTTTCTTTCCGGATTGTCCGAGCCGCTGGGCGCGCTGGTGGGCTACCTGATCCTCATGCCTTTTCTCTCGCCCTACGTAATGGGCGTGGTGTTTGCCTCTGTGGCGGGCATTATGGTGTTCATATCGCTGGACCTGCTGCTTCCGGCGGCGCAGGAATATGGCGAGCATCACCTGTGCACGTACGGACTTATCTCCGGCATGGCCGTTATGGCGCTTTCATTGCTGCTGCTGTAA
- a CDS encoding D-2-hydroxyacid dehydrogenase, with product MRIIVLDGHTLNPGDNPWSPVEALGTLEVYPRTVPDDVVPRALGAQVLLTNKTRLTAQHLEALPNLRFIGVLATGYDVVDIRAAAQRGIPVSNVPGYGTNAVAQHVFAMLLETYRRVTDHAASVRAGEWTASADWCYWNSTQLELTGKTMGLVGFGNISRRVAEIALAFGMRVMAYVPRPKPHPGYENFAFAGLEELFAASDVISLHCPLTEENRGFVNDRLIDVMKPDAVLINTARGPLIDEHAVARALNQGRLGGLCTDVTAVEPVPADNPLLTARNCLITPHLAWGTLTARQTLMQTTARNIAEFQAGTPQNVVNADLL from the coding sequence ATGCGCATCATCGTTCTGGACGGCCATACCCTGAATCCCGGCGACAACCCGTGGAGTCCCGTAGAAGCTCTGGGAACACTGGAAGTATACCCCCGCACCGTACCGGACGATGTTGTTCCCCGCGCCTTGGGAGCGCAGGTTCTCCTCACCAACAAAACCCGGCTGACCGCACAACATCTCGAAGCCCTGCCCAACCTCCGGTTCATAGGCGTGCTGGCAACGGGATATGACGTGGTGGATATCCGGGCGGCGGCGCAACGCGGCATTCCCGTCTCAAACGTACCGGGCTACGGCACCAACGCCGTTGCCCAACATGTATTTGCCATGCTGCTGGAAACATACCGCCGGGTCACGGACCACGCCGCCAGCGTGCGCGCGGGCGAATGGACCGCCAGTGCCGACTGGTGCTACTGGAACTCCACGCAACTGGAACTGACAGGCAAAACGATGGGGCTTGTGGGTTTTGGCAACATCAGCCGCCGGGTGGCGGAAATAGCCCTTGCCTTCGGCATGCGCGTAATGGCGTACGTGCCCAGACCCAAACCGCACCCCGGATACGAAAACTTCGCCTTTGCCGGGCTGGAGGAACTGTTTGCCGCATCGGACGTTATAAGCCTGCACTGCCCGCTGACAGAAGAAAACAGGGGCTTCGTCAATGACCGCCTCATTGATGTGATGAAGCCGGATGCGGTGCTCATCAACACGGCTCGGGGTCCGCTCATAGACGAGCACGCTGTGGCACGTGCCCTGAATCAGGGCAGACTGGGCGGCCTGTGCACGGATGTAACCGCTGTGGAGCCCGTTCCTGCTGACAACCCGCTGCTTACCGCGCGCAACTGCCTCATCACGCCTCATCTGGCATGGGGAACCCTCACCGCACGGCAAACCCTCATGCAGACCACCGCCCGGAACATCGCCGAGTTTCAGGCGGGAACACCGCAGAACGTTGTGAACGCCGACCTTCTGTAG
- a CDS encoding ABC transporter substrate-binding protein: protein MRLLGAVLLAGLLVCGGVARAAEDPVITFGMSAAFTGPSRGLGIELYRGASACFEQVNAKGGVHGRKLGITALDDGYNPLPTIANTIQFIERDDVFALFSYVGTPTVTRILPLLLKYRDRHVYLLFPFTGAEPHRSEPYSEFVFNLRASYMQETEAVVDRLIALGRTRVGIFYQADAYGRGGWDGVRRALAKYGLKPVADVSYPRGSGTEYSYTEQARLLHEADIDAVVCIGTYASGAGFIRDLRDMGNTALAASVSFADGDNLIRLLVEMGGAAGVDYTADLVHMQVVPCYEDLGLPAVRAYRAAMDSYSGVLPAHLGKESYLPKRYSAVSFEGYMNARLIVEMLRRMGANPDKSKIPRVLESMADLDVGLDMPVSFGPDRHQGLDRVYFMMLSGGRHVPVADWERWRR, encoded by the coding sequence ATGCGATTGTTGGGTGCGGTGTTGCTGGCTGGCCTGCTCGTATGCGGCGGCGTAGCTCGTGCGGCTGAAGACCCGGTCATCACGTTCGGCATGTCAGCTGCGTTTACCGGACCTTCCAGAGGGCTGGGAATAGAGTTGTACAGGGGGGCCTCGGCCTGCTTTGAACAGGTGAATGCCAAAGGCGGTGTGCACGGCCGAAAGCTTGGCATAACGGCTCTTGATGACGGCTACAACCCGCTGCCCACCATTGCCAATACCATTCAGTTTATAGAGCGTGACGATGTGTTCGCGCTGTTTTCCTACGTGGGCACCCCCACGGTCACCCGCATTCTTCCGCTTCTCCTCAAATATCGCGACCGGCACGTATACCTGCTTTTTCCCTTCACCGGTGCGGAGCCTCACAGAAGTGAGCCCTACAGCGAATTTGTGTTCAACCTGCGGGCTTCATACATGCAGGAAACAGAAGCCGTGGTGGACAGGCTTATCGCTCTGGGGCGTACACGGGTGGGTATCTTCTATCAGGCCGATGCCTACGGACGGGGCGGCTGGGATGGCGTGCGCAGGGCTCTTGCCAAGTACGGGCTCAAGCCCGTGGCAGATGTTTCCTACCCGCGGGGCAGCGGCACGGAGTATTCGTACACGGAACAGGCCCGCCTGCTGCACGAGGCAGACATTGACGCCGTGGTCTGCATAGGCACCTACGCCTCAGGTGCCGGGTTTATCCGCGACCTGCGGGATATGGGCAATACTGCGCTGGCAGCCAGCGTTTCCTTTGCGGATGGTGATAACCTCATCCGTCTGCTTGTGGAAATGGGCGGGGCAGCCGGAGTGGACTATACGGCGGACCTTGTCCATATGCAGGTTGTGCCCTGTTACGAGGATCTCGGATTGCCAGCCGTGCGTGCCTATCGCGCCGCCATGGACAGCTATTCCGGTGTGCTTCCGGCGCATTTGGGCAAGGAAAGTTATCTGCCCAAACGCTATAGCGCGGTGAGCTTTGAGGGCTACATGAACGCCCGTCTTATTGTGGAGATGCTCCGCAGGATGGGGGCTAACCCTGATAAAAGCAAGATTCCCCGGGTGCTGGAGAGCATGGCGGATCTGGATGTGGGGCTGGATATGCCGGTGAGCTTCGGTCCGGACAGGCACCAGGGGCTTGACCGGGTGTATTTCATGATGCTTTCCGGCGGCAGGCATGTACCCGTTGCGGATTGGGAACGGTGGCGCAGATGA